The following coding sequences lie in one Palaemon carinicauda isolate YSFRI2023 chromosome 7, ASM3689809v2, whole genome shotgun sequence genomic window:
- the LOC137644468 gene encoding tigger transposable element-derived protein 1-like, translating to MNVAEGKKKTTMLSMETKLETKASAIFGDIVRSQAEEGAGEGTSQQETPDFKASRGWFEKFKKRTGIHSVVRHGEAASSDTKAAEAFVKTFDELALQEGYSLQQVFNCDETGLFWKKMPRRTFITAELKRLPEHKPMKDRLTLAFCANAKKRLPMKCLLVLDNAPAHPPGLEGYLLAEYSFIKVLYLPPNTTPLLQPMDQQVISNFKKLYTKHLFQR from the exons atgaatgttgccgaaggaaagaagaagacgacgatgctctcgatggagacgaaacttgaaacc aaggcctccgccattttcggtgatattGTGCGTTCTCAGgctgaagaaggggcaggagaaggaacttcCCAGCAGGAAACCCCAGacttcaaggcttctcgggggtggttcgagaaattcaagaaaaggactggcattcattcagtggtacggcatggggaggcagccagctcggacacgaaggccgccgaagcctttgttaaaactttCGACGAGTTggctctgcaggaaggctacagtttgcagcaagttttcaattgcgacgaaactgggcttttctggaagaaaatgcctcgtcggacgttcatcacggcggagttGAAGAGGCTACCCgaacataagcctatgaaggacaggcttacccttgctttttgtgcaaacgcca aaaagcgcctccctatgaaatgtctgctggtgttggacaatgctccagctcaccctcccgGCCTCGAGggatatcttctggccgagtattccttcataaaggtcctatatctaccgcctaacaccacccctctcctccagcccatggaccagcaagttatttcaaattttaaaaaattgtacacgaagcatctcttccagagatga